A window from Rana temporaria chromosome 8, aRanTem1.1, whole genome shotgun sequence encodes these proteins:
- the LOC120909565 gene encoding zinc finger protein 572-like: protein MFNTMNVFLYFQSGNLSDSDSDSDSDIDVKEENMEEDEEYGVMKEVSDGHKNVMESSSNRNPPKRCPRPLYSRDSTRKDHTIPHHHQSGNLGGHKVVVKDEYIEEDEEYGVIKELSGGRKDVMEPPSNRNPPERCPRPLYCTQGGQTSPHHDQVEDLIMKVEEEEEETYVRDDQQYTEEAGMTRTIIGEDTPAEISTGHAMEKPSKDRPILWRIRDKDASGDCVGENSSTMDGGLHGVDRPWNPSEFENPCAVWDGSGIPGEETFSCPEFGESFFSELRFSVHQRSHTGEKLHSCPECGKCFPRKSTLVIHQRSHTGEKPYSCPECERSFSQKSNLITHQRSHTGEKPHTCPECGKCFSHRTSFYRHQLIHASEKPFSCPMCDKCFARQVDLVMHQRCHTRERPYTCPECGKCFARQLDLDMHQRTHTGEKPFPCPECGKCFGQKSVLVRHQKSHTGERPYSCFECGKCFGQKSVLVRHQRSHTGEKPQNLP, encoded by the exons ATGTTTAAtacaatgaatgtttttttatattttcagagTGGGAACCTTAGTGATAGTGATAGTGATAGTGATAGtgatattgatgttaaagaagagaaTATGGAAGAGGATGAAGAGTATGGAGTGATGAAGGAGGTTTCAGATGGGCACAAGAATGTGATGGAGTCTTCTAGTAACAGAAACCCACcaaagagatgtccccgtcctctgtattcccgggattctacACGGAAGgaccacaccatcccccaccatcatcag agtggaaaccttggAGGTCATAAAGTTGTTGTCAAAGACGAGTAtatagaggaggatgaggagtatggagtgataaAGGAGCTTTCTGGAGGACGCAAGGATGTGATGGAACCACCTAgtaacagaaacccaccagagagatgtccccgtcctctgtattgcaCACAGGGAGGTCAAACCAGCCCTCATCATGatcag GTTGAAGATCTGATTATGAAagttgaggaagaagaagaagagacgtatgtgagggatgatcagcaatatacggagGAGGCTGGGATGACAAGGACAATCATAGGGGAGGACACTCctgcagagatcagcacag gacaCGCCATGGAGAAACCCTCAAAGGATCGCCCCATTTTGTGGAGAATACGAGACAAGGACGCCTCAGGAGATTGTGTCGGGGAAAACAGCTCCACTATGGATGGAGGACTTCACGGTGTGGACAGACCATGGAATCCCTCTGAGTTTGAGAATCCATGCGCTGTGTGGGATGGTTCTGGAATTCCGGGGGAGGAGACATTTTCCTGTCCTGAATttggggaaagttttttttctgaattaaGATTTTCtgtacatcagaggtctcacacgggggagaagcttcattcctgtcccgagtgcggaaaatgttttcctCGTAAGTCGACGCTGGTcatacatcagaggtctcacacgggggagaagccgtattcctgccccgaGTGCGAGAGAAGTTTTTCGCAGAAATCAAACCTtatcacacatcagagatctcacacgggggagaagccgcataCCTGCCCCGAGTGCGGCAAATGCTTCTCACATAGGACCAGCTTCTACAGACATCAGTTGATACACGCGAGcgagaagccattttcctgccCTATGTGCGATAAATGTTTTGCCCGGCAAGTAGACCTCGTTATGCATCAAAGATGTCACACAAGGGAGAGGCCTTatacctgccctgagtgcgggaaatgttttgcgcGGCAATTAGACCTCGATATGCATCAGAGAacccacacaggtgagaagccctTTCCCtgtcccgagtgcgggaaatgtttcggaCAGAAATCGGTACTCGTCAGGCACCagaaatctcacacgggggagaggcCATACTCCTgctttgagtgcgggaaatgttttggacAGAAATCAGTACTCGTcagacatcaaagatctcacacgggtgagaaaccGCAAaacctgccctga